In Pseudonocardia sp. DSM 110487, the sequence CGTGCAGGGCGCGAGCACGGGCGGGTCGGGCACGTAGACCTCGCCCGCCTCACCGTCCGCGCGCAGGACGACCGCGTCGAACTCCCGCCCGACGCTCCCGGAGAGCAGCGCGGCCTCGGTGCGGTCGAGGCAGGCCCGGTCCACGCGGGAGGCCAGCCCGTCCGACTCGTCCATCACTCCCGGCACCGTCGGGAGCGCCGTGCGGAGCCAGTCGGGCAGCTCGGCGCCTGCGGTGACCGCGAGGCAGACCTCGGTGCCGAACCGGTCTGCGAGCCGCCGCAGCGGCGCCGTGACGTGGGCGTACGGCGCCCCGATGCCGCCGTGTCCTGCGTCCGCGGGGGGCTCGGTTCCCGCGGAGCTGTCGAACGCGCGGTAGCCCGCCCCGCGCAGCAGCGCGGTGGCCGCGCGGCGCACCGCGAGGGCGGACGGCGTGTCCGCGGGCAGCCCGGCCAGCACCTCCGCCACCGGCGCGTCCTCGGGCCACCCGAAGCCGAGCTCGCGCGCCGCGCGCCGGAACGCCGCCAGCGCGTCCGGTTCCGGCGCCGGGAGCGTACGGAGCAGGCCGACCCCGGCGTCGAGCATGATCCGGGCCGCCGCCATGCCCGTGAGCAGGGAGATCTCCGCGTTCCACGACTCGACGTCCAGCCTGCGGCGCACCCGTACCGTCCAGCCGCCGGACCCGTCCGGCACGACCTCCTGCTCGGGGAGCTCCAGCTCGATCGCCCCGCGCCGCACCGCGTGCGCGCGGCGCAGCGGACCGAGCTCGGGTAAAGCGGCCAGCGCCGGGTGCACACGGCCCGCGGCCACATCCGCCTGCACGCCCGCGTAGTCCAGCCGGGCCCGCGACCGCACCACCGCCCGCTCGAGGGCCACCGCGACCTGCTCGCCCGCGTCGTCCAGGTCGAAGGTCCACAGCACGGCGGCTCGCGGCCCGTCCGGGAGCAGGCTCGCCGCGTCCTCCGACAGCACGGCCGGGTGCAGTGGCACCGACCCGTCCGGCAGGTAGATCGTCTGCCCTCGCCGCCGCACCTCGGCGTCCAACACCCCACCGGGGGCGACGACCGCGCCCAGATCGGCGATCGCGTAGTACACCCGGAACCCGGACCCGCGCCGGACGACGCCCACGGCCTGGTCGAGGTCCTTCGAGCCCGGCGGGTCGATCGTCACCAGCTCGATGTCCGTGGCGTCCCGGCGCCCTGGCCCCGGGCCGGGGCGGTCCGCGGCGGCCCTTGCCGCCTCGGCCAGCACCGCGGAAGGGAAGGCGTCGGGGAGCGCGAACTCGGTGCGAACGGCGGCGAAGTCCGGTGTGGGACGCGGCGACGAGTGCACGGCCGGAGCCTCCCACGGACCGGACGGCAGGTGTGCGCTGGTCGGGGATCGTTCGAGCGGCTCAGAGCCAGCGGGGCAGGGCGGGGAGCTTCCTGCCGCCGGAGCTGCGCAGGTCACGGCCCTTGCTGCGGCCGAGCAGCCAGGCCGCGAGACCGGAGGCCGGGCCGCTGATGGTCGTCGCCGCGGTCTGGTCGCCGATCTCCCACACCGAACCGTCCGGCGCCGTGAGGCGCAGGGCGGGGCAGTCAGGCTTCTCCCCCATCGACCGGGTGACGTCGGTGAGCAGCACAGCCACCATCGGGGCCGGCATGTCGGCGAACGAGGCACCGACATCGAGGTCCACGGCGTGGATCCACATCTCGCGGGCACGCAGCCATGGGATGTCTGTGGCGACCAGGTCCCGGCCCTGCGCGTTCTGGACGTGCGCGGACCACGCCGACTCCGGCATCGCACGCACGACATGGGCCAGCCGGTCCGAGGAGTCCACGACGTCCGCGCGGATCTCCACGGCAGCCCTGCGCGCACCTGCCTCGATGTCGGCGTCCCGTTGCTCGCGGCTCGCGTACGCCGGGGTACGGACACCCGTCCGCGCCCAGGTCAGCAGATTGATCATCGCGTCGGCGTTGCGCGCGACGTGCGTCAGCACGTGTGCCCGGCTCCACCCCGGGAGCGCGGACGGTGCCGCGAACGCGTCGTCGCCCATCCGCATCATGAGCCCGCGCAGGTGGGCGGCCCCGTCGCCGGTCCATGCGAGCGTGTGGGCGAGGGAGCGGGGACCCGCAACCGTCATCGCCCTCTGTTTCACGGCGCAGCCTCCAGGCGGCAGGTGTTGCGGCACTCGCCGACACCCGCGATGCGGGTGACGAGCTCGGCGCCGTCGGTGAGGTAGCGCGCGGGCCTGCGGGCGTGACCGACCCCGCCAGGGGTGCCGGTGGCGATCACGTCGCCGGGGTTGAGCGTCACGATCCCGGACAGGTAGACGATCAGGTCCACCGGCGAGAACACCAGCTCTTTCGTGGACGAGCTCTGCATCGTCTCGCCGTCGAGCACGGTGGAGACCTCCCAGCCGCCGTCCGGGAGCTCGTCGGGCGTCACGAGCCACGGCCCCAGCGGGGTGGTGCGCTCGAACGTCTTGCCCTGCAGGAACTGCGACGTGCGACGCTGGAAGTCGCGCACGCTCACGTCGTTGAGCACCGTGTAGCCGGCGATCGCCGCCTCGGCCTGCTCCGGTGTGGCGTGCCGGACCGACCGCCCGATCACGACCGTCAGCTCGACCTCCCAGTCGATCGCCGTCGACGCGCGCGGCAGCACGATGTCGTCGTGGGCACCGACGAGCGCCGGGGCGAACTTCGCGAAGACCGTCGGGTAGTCGGGCAGCTGGTTGCCCATCTCGAGGACGTGGTCGCGGTAGTTCAGGCCGACACAGATGATCTTCTCGGGCGCCGGCACGAGCGGCGCGTAGTGCAGGCCGTCGAGGGGGTGCGACGGCCCGGCCGCCGCCGCGGCGTGCGCGGTCCAGTCGGGGCGTTCCAGGAGCGCGCGGACGTCCGCATCGCCTGTCTCCACTGCCGCGGTCTCGTCCACCCGGACGGCGCGGTTGCCCGTGGCCGTTCGGATCGTCGCCAGCCTCATTCCCTCACCTCACCGGTCGTCACGGCGGGCAGTCTGGTCCCATCGAGCGCGGAGCACACGATCGGGGGGTGGATCCGACATCCGTGATCAAGCTGGCGACCAGGATGAACGGGGAAGAACCGATCGGGATCACCCGAACGAGACTGATGCCACTTGGACATCATTCAATGCCCAATCGGTGTTAGACCAGTATCACTCGGCGGTCATAGCC encodes:
- a CDS encoding RNB domain-containing ribonuclease is translated as MHSSPRPTPDFAAVRTEFALPDAFPSAVLAEAARAAADRPGPGPGRRDATDIELVTIDPPGSKDLDQAVGVVRRGSGFRVYYAIADLGAVVAPGGVLDAEVRRRGQTIYLPDGSVPLHPAVLSEDAASLLPDGPRAAVLWTFDLDDAGEQVAVALERAVVRSRARLDYAGVQADVAAGRVHPALAALPELGPLRRAHAVRRGAIELELPEQEVVPDGSGGWTVRVRRRLDVESWNAEISLLTGMAAARIMLDAGVGLLRTLPAPEPDALAAFRRAARELGFGWPEDAPVAEVLAGLPADTPSALAVRRAATALLRGAGYRAFDSSAGTEPPADAGHGGIGAPYAHVTAPLRRLADRFGTEVCLAVTAGAELPDWLRTALPTVPGVMDESDGLASRVDRACLDRTEAALLSGSVGREFDAVVLRADGEAGEVYVPDPPVLAPCTGALIAGALVRVRLTAADPGTGRIEFAVS
- a CDS encoding maleylpyruvate isomerase family mycothiol-dependent enzyme; protein product: MTVAGPRSLAHTLAWTGDGAAHLRGLMMRMGDDAFAAPSALPGWSRAHVLTHVARNADAMINLLTWARTGVRTPAYASREQRDADIEAGARRAAVEIRADVVDSSDRLAHVVRAMPESAWSAHVQNAQGRDLVATDIPWLRAREMWIHAVDLDVGASFADMPAPMVAVLLTDVTRSMGEKPDCPALRLTAPDGSVWEIGDQTAATTISGPASGLAAWLLGRSKGRDLRSSGGRKLPALPRWL
- a CDS encoding fumarylacetoacetate hydrolase family protein, coding for MRLATIRTATGNRAVRVDETAAVETGDADVRALLERPDWTAHAAAAAGPSHPLDGLHYAPLVPAPEKIICVGLNYRDHVLEMGNQLPDYPTVFAKFAPALVGAHDDIVLPRASTAIDWEVELTVVIGRSVRHATPEQAEAAIAGYTVLNDVSVRDFQRRTSQFLQGKTFERTTPLGPWLVTPDELPDGGWEVSTVLDGETMQSSSTKELVFSPVDLIVYLSGIVTLNPGDVIATGTPGGVGHARRPARYLTDGAELVTRIAGVGECRNTCRLEAAP